A stretch of Sebastes fasciatus isolate fSebFas1 chromosome 19, fSebFas1.pri, whole genome shotgun sequence DNA encodes these proteins:
- the pbdc1 gene encoding protein PBDC1 produces MWAMKAYNHAEVYFNLISSVDPKFLKLTKLDDDIYSSFRETFKDLDVKLLRADDLKSDEAKEVWRSFCNQFEGIIEDFNYGTLLRLDCERDYTDDNTIFATRTQFFAVEIARNREGYNNAVFKPKCPKS; encoded by the exons ATGTGGGCGATGAAGGCCTACAACCACGCAGAAGTCTACTTCAAC CTCATTTCATCCGTCGATCCGAAGTTCCTGAAACTGACGAAGCTGGACGATGACATCTACTCGTCCTTCAGAGAAACCTTCAAAGATCTGGATGTGAAGCTGCTGAGAGCCGACGACCTGAAGTCTGACGAGGCCAAAGAG GTGTGGCGTTCGTTCTGTAACCAGTTTGAAGGAATCATCGAAGATTTCAACTACGGCACTCTGCTGCGTCTGGACTGTGAGAGAGATTACACCGACGATAACACCATATTTG CCACCAGGACTCAGTTCTTCGCTGTTGAAATTGCCCGCAACAGAGAAGGCTACAACAACGCCGTGTTCAAGCCCAAATGTCCAAAGAGCTAG